One region of Drosophila teissieri strain GT53w chromosome 2L, Prin_Dtei_1.1, whole genome shotgun sequence genomic DNA includes:
- the LOC122619688 gene encoding mitochondrial ribosome-associated GTPase 2 — protein sequence MLFSTGKSFLARFSLDISRNVKPIGLIANYCQVASALRPKKAKSTRKEAQYFSDAKRIRAIGGKGGDGCVSFLQLWCNERAGPDGGDGGHGGHVVFQASNDVRNFNHVGSILKADEGEQGSSKDCHGKNAKHSVIKVPIGTVIRNAQGIIVGDLGQADLMFVAARGGAGGKGNRFFTTDKETSPKVSEYGPRGEDLSYTLELRSMADVGLIGYPNAGKSTLLNALTRAKPKVAPYAFTTLRPHLGTVQYDDHVQLTIADLPGLVPDAHRNKGLGIQFLKHAERCTLLLFVLDASAPEPWTHYEQLMHELRQFGGRLASRPQLVVANKLDVEEGQRNFEELQRRLQNPVLGISAKMGHNLGQLLNSIRRGYDRHKAQPKESN from the exons ATGTTATTCTCTACCGGCAAATCTTTTCTAGCGCGGTTTTCATTGGATATATCCAGAAATGTAAAACCAATTGGTCTCATAGCCAACTACTGTCAGGTGGCATCTGCGCTACGTCCAAAGAAGGCAAAGTCCACCCGAAAAGAG GCGCAGTACTTTTCCGATGCCAAGAGGATCCGTGCCATCGGCGGAAAGGGTGGAGACGGGTGCGTGTCCTTCCTGCAGCTATGGTGCAATGAGAGGGCCGGTCCAGATGGCGGAGACGGTGGCCACGGCGGCCATGTGGTGTTCCAGGCTTCCAACGATGTGCGCAACTTTAACCACGTGGGGAGTATTCTGAAAGCGGACGAAGGAGAGCAGGGTAGCTCCAAGGATTGCCATGGCAAGAACGCCAAACACTCTGTGATTAAGGTTCCAATTGGGACGGTGATCAGGAATGCCCAAGGCATAATTGTCGGGGACCTGGGACAAGCGGATCTTATGTTTGTGGCCGCTCGAGGCGGAGCCGGTGGCAAGGGAAACCGCTTCTTTACCACGGACAAGGAAACAAGTCCCAAAGTTAGCGAGTACGGACCTAGGGGTGAAGACCTATCTTACACACTGGAACTGCGCAGCATGGCGGATGTGGGTTTGATTGGTTATCCCAACGCCGGCAAAAGCACTCTGCTGAATGCCTTGACAAGGGCCAAGCCAAAGGTGGCTCCCTACGCCTTCACCACGCTGCGTCCTCACTTAGGAACCGTCCAGTACGATGACCATGTCCAGCTCACCATTGCCGATCTTCCCGGACTCGTGCCCGATGCGCATCGCAATAAGGGTTTGGGCATTCAGTTCCTAAAGCACGCCGAGCGCTGCACCTTGCTGCTGTTCGTATTGGATGCCAGTGCACCAGAGCCGTGGACTCACTATGAGCAGCTAATGCACGAGCTGCGCCAGTTTGGTGGACGGCTGGCGAGTCGCCCGCAATTGGTGGTGGCCAATAAGCTGGACGTGGAAGAGGGCCAAAGAAACTTTGAGGAACTACAACGTCGGCTGCAAAATCCCGTGCTCGGCATTAGTGCCAAAATGGGTCACAATCTTGGACAACTCCTAAACAGCATACGAAGAGGATACGACCGCCATAAGGCCCAACCCAAGGAATCCAATTAG